One window from the genome of Salvelinus fontinalis isolate EN_2023a chromosome 3, ASM2944872v1, whole genome shotgun sequence encodes:
- the LOC129850105 gene encoding short-chain dehydrogenase/reductase 3-like, translating into MDFKCLGCMVLFPIHILYYILKASVCLLQPSRRRTLTKEVVLITGGGRGIGRHLAQEFAKQGAKKVILWGRTEKCLKETCEDISQSGTECHYFLCDVANREEVYKQAKVVREKVGDVTILVNNAAVVHGKSLMDCDDDALLKSQHINTMGQFWTTKAFLPRMLELQHGHVVCINSILSQSPIPGAIDYCTSKASSLAFMESLTLGLLDCPGVGCTTVLPFHTNTEMFQGMRVRFPALFPPLKPETVAERTVDAVRMNTAYLYMPWTMHALVVLKSFMPQAALEEIHKFSGTYTCMNTFKGRT; encoded by the exons ATGGATTTTAAGTGTTTGGGCTGTATGGTTCTGTTCCCCATCCACATTCTATACTACATATTGAAAGCAAGCGTGTGCTTACTGCAACCAAGTAGACGGAGAACCCTGACCAAGGAGGTGGTGCTGATCACAGGCGGGGGGCGAGGTATTGGTCGTCACCTGGCTCAAGAGTTTGCCAAGCAGGGTGCTAAAAAG GTGATCCTGTGGGGCCgcacagagaagtgtctgaaaGAGACATGCGAAGACATCTCCCAATCAGGAACAGAGTGCCACTACTTCCTGTGCGACGTGGCCAATCGGGAAGAGGTTTACAAGCAGGCCAAGGTGGTCAGAGAGAAG GTGGGAGATGTTACGATCCTGGTGAATAACGCTGCAGTGGTCCATGGGAAAAGTCTGATGGACTGCGACGATGACGCTCTTTTGAAATCTCAACACATCAACACAATGGGGCAGTTTTGG ACTACAAAGGCCTTCCTGCCACGGATGCTGGAGCTCCAGCATGGCCACGTAGTCTGTATAAACTCCATCCTCTCCCAGTCGCCCATCCCTGGGgccatagattactgcacctccaAGGCCTCCTCCCTGGCCTTCATGGAGAGCCTGACTCTGGGCCTGCTGGACTGTCCCGGGGTGGGTTGCACCACCGTGCTCCCCTTCCACACCAACACTGAGATGTTCCAGGGTATGAGAGTCAG GTTTCCAGCGCTCTTCCCTCCCCTCAAGCCAGAGACAGTTGCTGAAAGGACTGTGGATGCAGTCAGGATGAACACAGCCTATCTTTACATGCCCTGGACCATGCATGCTCTCGTTGTCCTCAAAAG CTTTATGCCACAGGCTGCACTTGAAGAGATCCACAAGTTTTCTGGAACCTATACCTGCATGAACACATTCAAGGGGAGGACATAA